A portion of the Malania oleifera isolate guangnan ecotype guangnan chromosome 3, ASM2987363v1, whole genome shotgun sequence genome contains these proteins:
- the LOC131151791 gene encoding uncharacterized protein LOC131151791, with product MGVFYQEEPPNPSKRCKLLASALKDAFSNCHSSGVRRSSPSPEEENPATDFNDEQEVVVSAIRSRALEAKLRRKASLTTGSFYWFSPTELSEVFVTTPKAVKQTQNNNGGCSDGEREEFLTAGSCLSCCSSAQSSWDEFFSVKTNFPRSMSLSGLDFPDFRRRLIIQELCHCEGWPFGLCRKALLLPPLPKSPSESWTWRKGNRMVKLP from the exons ATGGGCGTTTTCTATCAAGAAGAGCCACCAAATCCCTCTAAGAGATGCAAACTCCTCGCTTCAGCCTTGAAGGATGCTTTCTCGAATTGCCATTCTTCTGGTGTACGACGATCTTCTCCAAGCCCGGAAGAGGAGAACCCAGCTACTGATTTCAATGATGAACAGGAA GTGGTTGTTTCGGCCATTCGAAGTCGAGCCCTGGAAGCAAAGTTGAGACGCAAGGCAAGCCTCACCACAGGCAGCTTTTACTGGTTCTCTCCAACGGAACTGTCCGAAGTGTTTGTGACAACGCCAAAGGCGGTGAAGCAAACACAGAATAACAATGGAGGGTGTAGTGATGGTGAGAGGGAGGAGTTTCTCACAGCTGGGAGCTGCCTCTCCTGCTGTTCCAGCGCTCAAAGCAGCTGGGATGAATTTTTTTCTGTCAAGACAAACTTTCCCCGCTCTATGAGCTTGAGCGGGCTTGACTTTCCAGATTTCCGAAGGCGCTTAATAATACAGGAGCTGTGTCATTGTGAGGGTTGGCCGTTTGGACTCTGCCGGAAGGCCTTGCTGCTTCCACCTCTGCCCAAATCACCATCAGAATCTTGGACATGGCGCAAGGGTAATAGAATGGTCAAGCTACCATGA